The Brevibacillus brevis genome contains a region encoding:
- a CDS encoding spore germination protein has translation MAQVTEKRHPISTYLEENQRYLNDRLGVGKSFDIGVHDFYVGHTRMLLYYINGFAESLLISQIMRELNDVRDRELGDDAFDQLFHKFIPFFQLSKVETTDEFMDKLLVGQVGLIIDRSCHAIILDAKILPNRSPQEPDTERIVRGAHDGFTEVLITNTSLTRRRIRDERLRFEIMQIGERTKTDVAVAYLQDVANEELVNTLKERLQNIQIDGIPMAEKTVEEFIIGQTLNPFPLVRYTERPDVAAVHLLEGHVLIYVDTSPSVMITPATYFHHVQHAEEYRQTPVIGAYLRWVRFLGIFASVFVLPIWLLLVMHPSMIPEPLHFLGIKKMGSIPILAQFLIAEVGLDLMRMAAIHTPAPLSIAVGLLAAILVGDVAIKVGLLAPEVILYLAVAAIGMYATPSYELSLANRLIRLFLILMVGFFSIPGLMIGLTLILIFLASTRSLNTPYLWPFIPFNYKGMKDIVVRLAVPSKNNRPSIVRSQNSSRQ, from the coding sequence ATGGCACAGGTCACGGAAAAACGGCATCCCATCTCGACTTATCTTGAAGAGAATCAGAGGTATTTGAACGACCGACTTGGTGTTGGTAAGAGCTTTGATATTGGGGTCCATGATTTTTATGTGGGTCATACACGAATGTTGCTGTATTACATAAACGGCTTCGCGGAAAGCTTGCTCATCTCGCAGATCATGCGTGAGTTGAATGATGTACGTGACCGGGAGCTGGGGGACGATGCTTTCGACCAGCTGTTCCACAAGTTCATCCCGTTCTTCCAGCTCAGCAAGGTGGAAACGACAGACGAATTCATGGACAAATTGCTTGTCGGTCAAGTAGGACTAATTATTGACCGATCTTGCCACGCGATCATTCTCGATGCAAAAATACTGCCAAATCGTTCACCACAGGAGCCAGATACGGAGCGAATCGTTCGGGGAGCGCATGATGGATTTACAGAAGTGCTTATAACCAATACAAGTCTAACCCGGCGAAGGATTCGTGACGAACGGCTCCGTTTTGAAATCATGCAAATTGGAGAACGTACCAAAACAGACGTAGCTGTGGCTTACTTGCAGGATGTAGCGAATGAAGAGTTGGTCAACACCTTGAAGGAACGTCTGCAAAACATCCAGATAGACGGGATACCGATGGCGGAAAAAACGGTCGAAGAATTTATCATTGGGCAGACGTTGAATCCATTCCCGCTCGTCCGCTATACGGAGCGTCCTGACGTGGCAGCGGTTCACCTGTTGGAAGGGCATGTATTGATTTATGTAGACACATCCCCGAGCGTCATGATCACACCCGCGACCTATTTTCATCACGTACAGCATGCGGAGGAGTATCGACAAACACCGGTAATCGGTGCTTATCTGCGCTGGGTTCGTTTTTTGGGGATCTTTGCTTCGGTTTTTGTTTTACCGATCTGGTTGCTTTTGGTCATGCACCCTTCCATGATACCGGAGCCACTTCATTTCTTAGGGATCAAAAAGATGGGCAGCATTCCTATTTTGGCACAATTCTTGATCGCTGAGGTCGGCCTGGACTTGATGCGGATGGCCGCCATTCATACGCCTGCGCCACTCTCGATTGCCGTAGGTTTATTGGCTGCGATTCTGGTCGGGGACGTGGCGATCAAGGTAGGACTCCTTGCACCCGAGGTTATCTTGTATTTGGCAGTGGCGGCAATCGGGATGTATGCGACTCCCAGTTATGAGTTGAGCTTGGCCAATCGACTTATTCGCTTGTTTCTGATTCTCATGGTGGGCTTTTTCTCTATACCGGGACTGATGATCGGACTTACGCTCATCCTGATTTTCTTGGCTTCCACCCGTTCGCTCAATACGCCTTACTTATGGCCGTTCATTCCTTTCAATTACAAAGGGATGAAGGATATTGTGGTACGACTGGCTGTGCCAAGCAAAAACAACAGGCCGAGTATCGTTCGCTCGCAAAATTCCTCTCGGCAATAA
- a CDS encoding stage V sporulation protein AE yields MDTVRRKVIVVTDGDHIAQKVIENVAKQFGGRCISLSAGNPTPLRGNQMVELIKMTPYDPVIVMFDDNGDYGKGRGERALEYVVKHPDIEVIGAIAVASNTHWVKGAKVAYSVNNQGQIVDEAVDKDGYADEQLQHHIYGDTVDILNSLHVPNVIGIGDIGKMEGRDSLQNGCPITTRAVQWIMERSGAHGTGHGKTASHLDLS; encoded by the coding sequence ATGGACACAGTACGCCGGAAAGTCATAGTGGTGACAGACGGAGATCATATTGCCCAAAAAGTTATCGAGAATGTCGCCAAGCAATTTGGTGGTCGATGTATATCGCTGTCTGCCGGGAATCCGACTCCATTACGAGGCAATCAGATGGTCGAACTGATTAAAATGACACCATATGATCCGGTTATCGTCATGTTCGATGACAATGGAGATTACGGCAAGGGGAGAGGGGAACGAGCACTCGAATACGTGGTGAAGCATCCTGATATCGAAGTAATCGGTGCGATTGCAGTCGCCTCGAATACACACTGGGTCAAGGGTGCGAAGGTCGCTTATTCCGTAAACAACCAAGGACAAATTGTAGACGAAGCGGTGGACAAGGACGGGTACGCAGACGAGCAGCTTCAGCATCATATTTATGGTGATACCGTAGACATCTTGAATTCCCTGCATGTACCGAATGTCATCGGCATTGGAGATATAGGCAAAATGGAAGGCAGGGATAGTTTGCAAAACGGTTGTCCCATTACAACGAGAGCGGTGCAATGGATAATGGAAAGGAGCGGCGCTCATGGCACAGGTCACGGAAAAACGGCATCCCATCTCGACTTATCTTGA
- the spoVAE gene encoding stage V sporulation protein AE — MEYLIAFVVGGLVCVVGQLLLDVGKLTPAHVMSTLVVAGVFLDFIGVYDKFIDFAGAGATVPITSFGHSLYHGAISEVEQHGLIGVVTGIFEVTSAGISAAIAFGFFASLVFKPKG, encoded by the coding sequence ATGGAGTACCTAATTGCATTTGTCGTAGGGGGATTGGTTTGTGTAGTAGGTCAGCTCCTTCTGGATGTTGGCAAGCTAACGCCTGCTCATGTCATGAGTACGCTGGTCGTGGCAGGAGTATTTCTCGATTTTATCGGTGTGTATGACAAGTTTATTGATTTCGCAGGAGCAGGTGCGACTGTACCGATTACGAGCTTCGGTCATTCTTTGTACCATGGAGCCATCAGCGAGGTTGAGCAGCATGGGTTGATCGGTGTGGTAACGGGGATTTTTGAGGTCACGAGTGCGGGTATATCTGCTGCGATTGCATTCGGATTTTTTGCCTCTCTCGTCTTTAAACCGAAAGGGTAA